DNA from Plasmodium gaboni strain SY75 chromosome Unknown, whole genome shotgun sequence:
TTGTTCTTccttttgtttttcttgaatttttatttccttCTTTTCTGTTAtgtttgtttttaaaattCCTCTTTCCatcaatttttttgttatagGATCATTATCTAGTTTATTACGTAACAAATTTTGTTGTCTTCCTATAGAACTCCTACCTGATAAATCTGTTATTAATGTTTTCCTTAGTACGTCCACTTGTGTTGGTGATAATTCTCCTGTTTGTATTAAAATTCTCTGAT
Protein-coding regions in this window:
- a CDS encoding putative exported protein (Plasmodium exported protein, unknown function); translation: MLKKKSFERIIIDKEKYWRKIWILIYTIINLILINCNLYGIKYNKRDVWNPTLITSRHQRILIQTGELSPTQVDVLRKTLITDLSGRSSIGRQQNLLRNKLDNDPITKKLMERGILKTNITEKKEIKIQEKQKEEQ